In one Cloacibacillus sp. genomic region, the following are encoded:
- the hydA gene encoding dihydropyrimidinase, producing the protein MAILIKNGIIGTAERSFRGDLLIEGEKIAAVGGSLYCGGAEVVDASGCYLLPGGVDPHTHVILQVGGSKVSDGFVAATRAAVFGGTTSIVEHPGFTDDGEPLAKAVELTVAEGGGRSYTDFGVHLVFQRYDGDIARELPEIVSRGFPTGKVYTTYAGRLTDEEIFPLMLGMKEAGGLLFYHCENDAVTNGLAAEYQRELPAMAGLWPKSRPGYCEAEAVKRILALSRAAGVAAYIVHLSTKEALEEVILARRAGQRVYAETCPQYLTLTEERYKRENGLDYVMAPPLRKQGDCNRLWRALAQGDIDTVGTDHCSFSRADKVRLGAENVFKSPGGIPGIETRMELLFSEGVMKNRLSLERFVAVTATNPAGILGLRDKGRIAEGADADLILIDPAKSKKISVESLHQRVDYTPYEGMTVNGCVTDLWLRGRRLLKEGELTSDEPCGRLVRRELSSE; encoded by the coding sequence ATGGCTATATTGATAAAGAACGGAATAATCGGGACGGCGGAGCGCTCTTTCCGCGGCGACCTGCTCATCGAGGGCGAAAAGATCGCCGCGGTGGGCGGCTCGCTCTACTGCGGCGGCGCCGAAGTGGTGGACGCCTCGGGCTGTTACCTGCTTCCCGGCGGCGTCGACCCGCATACGCATGTGATCCTGCAGGTTGGCGGCAGCAAGGTATCAGACGGCTTCGTGGCGGCGACGCGCGCGGCTGTCTTTGGAGGCACGACCTCCATCGTAGAACATCCCGGTTTTACCGACGACGGCGAGCCGCTCGCAAAGGCCGTTGAGCTGACTGTCGCCGAGGGCGGGGGGCGCTCCTATACGGATTTCGGCGTCCACCTTGTCTTCCAGCGTTATGACGGTGATATCGCGCGGGAGCTGCCGGAGATCGTATCGCGCGGTTTCCCGACCGGCAAGGTCTATACCACCTACGCCGGACGTCTCACGGACGAAGAGATCTTTCCGCTGATGCTCGGAATGAAAGAGGCCGGAGGACTTCTCTTTTACCACTGTGAGAACGACGCGGTCACGAACGGCCTTGCGGCCGAATACCAGAGGGAACTGCCGGCGATGGCTGGCCTTTGGCCCAAGAGCCGCCCCGGCTATTGCGAGGCGGAGGCGGTGAAGCGCATCCTCGCCCTCTCGCGGGCCGCTGGCGTGGCGGCCTATATCGTCCACCTGTCGACGAAGGAGGCGCTTGAGGAGGTTATCCTGGCCCGCCGCGCGGGACAGCGGGTCTATGCGGAGACCTGCCCGCAGTATCTTACGCTTACGGAAGAACGCTATAAGAGGGAGAACGGCCTCGACTACGTGATGGCGCCGCCGCTGCGGAAGCAGGGTGACTGCAACCGTCTCTGGCGTGCTCTCGCGCAGGGCGATATCGATACGGTCGGCACCGACCACTGCTCGTTCAGCCGCGCCGACAAGGTGCGGCTGGGCGCGGAAAATGTCTTTAAGAGCCCCGGCGGCATCCCGGGAATAGAGACGCGCATGGAGCTGCTCTTCTCCGAGGGCGTTATGAAGAACCGCCTTTCGCTGGAGCGCTTCGTCGCCGTGACCGCGACAAATCCCGCCGGCATCCTCGGACTGCGGGACAAGGGACGGATAGCGGAGGGCGCCGACGCGGATCTGATACTTATCGATCCCGCGAAGAGCAAAAAAATCTCTGTCGAATCGCTGCATCAGAGAGTAGACTATACCCCCTACGAAGGTATGACCGTCAACGGCTGTGTGACCGACCTCTGGCTGCGCGGCCGGCGTCTGCTCAAAGAGGGGGAGCTGACATCCGACGAACCTTGCGGCAGGCTGGTCAGGAGAGAGTTATCCAGCGAATAG
- the sdaAA gene encoding L-serine ammonia-lyase, iron-sulfur-dependent, subunit alpha, whose translation MLKAVEKIVRLAEDKKIAFPEAVLILDAAETGVPAEEIRARMAERLADMRRSVREACANTVPCRIEPPMGPKLRSYQGTMSGDFILAASATAMEVASYNATMGRIVAAPTAGSCGIIPDMLFAWEFFCGEGRDTEALLVDALITAGAVGEVTAFRATLAGADGGCQAECGAAAAMGSAALAFLQGGTPAMSAHAAAMTFKSVLGLACDPVGGLVECPCIKRNGILVANGTLCADMALAGIESVIPLDEVIDSMGQIGRMMAPALCETSQGGLAVTPTAVELMKAGQERIGG comes from the coding sequence ATGCTCAAGGCCGTTGAAAAGATAGTCAGGCTTGCCGAAGATAAAAAGATCGCCTTTCCGGAGGCGGTCCTTATCCTTGACGCGGCGGAGACCGGTGTCCCCGCGGAGGAGATAAGGGCCAGAATGGCGGAGCGCCTTGCCGATATGCGCCGCAGCGTCCGCGAGGCCTGCGCGAATACTGTGCCATGCCGTATCGAGCCCCCAATGGGGCCTAAGCTGCGTTCCTACCAAGGCACGATGTCCGGCGATTTTATCCTCGCCGCCTCCGCGACCGCGATGGAGGTGGCCTCGTATAACGCGACGATGGGCCGCATCGTCGCGGCGCCGACCGCCGGCAGCTGCGGGATAATTCCCGACATGCTCTTTGCCTGGGAATTTTTCTGCGGCGAGGGCAGGGATACCGAGGCGCTGCTTGTCGACGCTCTGATAACCGCGGGAGCGGTGGGTGAGGTGACGGCCTTCCGCGCTACTCTTGCGGGAGCCGACGGCGGCTGCCAGGCGGAGTGCGGCGCGGCCGCCGCGATGGGTTCAGCGGCGCTCGCGTTTTTACAGGGCGGAACGCCGGCGATGAGCGCCCACGCCGCGGCGATGACCTTCAAATCTGTGCTCGGCCTGGCCTGCGACCCCGTAGGCGGCCTGGTGGAATGCCCCTGCATAAAACGCAACGGCATCCTTGTGGCCAACGGCACGCTCTGCGCCGATATGGCGCTCGCGGGGATAGAGTCGGTGATACCGCTTGACGAGGTGATCGATTCGATGGGGCAGATAGGGCGGATGATGGCGCCGGCGCTTTGCGAAACTTCGCAGGGAGGGCTCGCTGTGACCCCCACGGCCGTGGAGCTCATGAAGGCCGGACAGGAGAGGATCGGAGGCTGA